The following nucleotide sequence is from Psychroflexus torquis ATCC 700755.
TTCGTCGACTTTTCTTTGGTGTCCGCTTAATAAAATCTTTGGAACTTCTAATCCTTTGTAGGTTGAAGGTCTTGTATAAATGGGCGGAGATAGCAAATCATCTTGAAAAGCATCGGTTAGAGCAGAGGTTTCGTTTCCAAGTACACCAGGGATAAGTCTTATGATGCTATCACACAAGACTGCTGCTGCCAACTCTCCTCCAGAAAGGACATAGTCACCAATAGAGATTTCTCTTGTGATAAAGAGCTCCCTTACGCGTTGGTCTACTCCTTTATAATGGCCGCAAAGCATTATTAAGTTGCCTTTTAGGGAGAGCGTATTTGCCATGGCTTGGTTTAAGACTTCTCCATCTGGGGTGAGGTAAATGACTTCATCATAATCTCTTTCACCTTTCAATTTAGAAATGCATTTGTCGATAGGCTCCACCATCATCACCATTCCTGCACCGCCACCATATTGGTAATCGTCAATCTGTTTATAACTGAGAGTGGTATAATCTCTAAGATTATGAATATGGATTTCTACTAGTTTTTTTTCAATGGATCTCTTTAGGATAGAAGCCTCAAATGGGCTCTTTAGTAAATCCGGAACTACAGTAATAATATCTATTCGCATTTCTTAAACTTTTTTGAGTTTGTAGCTCAATGTTATACAGGCGACCAAAAGTAAAAGGAAAAACCAAAATTGATAGGCTAGTCCAAAATGTTTTGCAATAAGGCCGAATGAAGCAGCTACTATGGTAAATAATCCAATTAATGTGTTTGCAACAGAAACATATGTTGGCCGCTCTTTTTCTGGGGCATAGTCTATAATGTACGTTTTTCTGCTCAATCTTGCTCCAGAATAAGCAACGCCATTAATAAATAAGACTGGCATAAAATAGTAAAAATTGAGGGTTTCATTATCAAAATAAACAAAAACCAGCGCATATAAAATACTCAATATAGACAAGCTAGCTGAAATTCTCATAAGCTGTAAACTAGATCTATCTGCCAATCTCCCCCAAATAGGACTACTTACTATTTGTGCTAGACTACCAATGACAATGATATAGCCTAAATAGTTCCAGTTTCCTTTGCTTACATCTTTTGCAAGCAGGATAAAAAATGGGTCTAATAGAGGAATTGCCATTAACAATGCTCTGGTAATGATGAAATTCCTGTACGATGAATCTTTCTTTAATAGGGAAACTCCAGTTTTTATTTCTTCTAAAGGGGTTCTTCCTCCCTCTGTAGACCCCGGTTGTTCTTTAATAGCTGAAAATAAAATTGAGGCAAAAATCCAAAGTACGGCAGCACAAGCAAATAGGCCAACGTATAGCCACTTGCTATCTTCTCCTTTTAGAAAAAATACTAAAGAGCCTCCAGCAATAAGAGCTAGAGACCCTCCAAATGTAGATCTATAACTCAACATTTGA
It contains:
- the trmD gene encoding tRNA (guanosine(37)-N1)-methyltransferase TrmD, encoding MRIDIITVVPDLLKSPFEASILKRSIEKKLVEIHIHNLRDYTTLSYKQIDDYQYGGGAGMVMMVEPIDKCISKLKGERDYDEVIYLTPDGEVLNQAMANTLSLKGNLIMLCGHYKGVDQRVRELFITREISIGDYVLSGGELAAAVLCDSIIRLIPGVLGNETSALTDAFQDDLLSPPIYTRPSTYKGLEVPKILLSGHQRKVDEWRDEKALERTKELRPDLLKED
- a CDS encoding MFS transporter; translation: MAKTEDFYEFLTEDTDARICESIPDDQCTHLPKNFILNIFNGSLTKFAEKLISPGLTLPWILSFLGAPLFLIGMLVPIKDIGSLLPQLFVSGKIREKQKRKPYWVAAGFTQGLCLLVSAILLAFIDNQTFVSYAIVFLLLLFSIASGVGSVSFKDVTGKTVPKGERGQMLSYRSTFGGSLALIAGGSLVFFLKGEDSKWLYVGLFACAAVLWIFASILFSAIKEQPGSTEGGRTPLEEIKTGVSLLKKDSSYRNFIITRALLMAIPLLDPFFILLAKDVSKGNWNYLGYIIVIGSLAQIVSSPIWGRLADRSSLQLMRISASLSILSILYALVFVYFDNETLNFYYFMPVLFINGVAYSGARLSRKTYIIDYAPEKERPTYVSVANTLIGLFTIVAASFGLIAKHFGLAYQFWFFLLLLVACITLSYKLKKV